One Lentibacillus cibarius DNA window includes the following coding sequences:
- a CDS encoding TRAP transporter small permease subunit translates to MKVWGKVELTIDSISEWLGRIGWILILYALFFGLYDVIMRYFFDEPSLWISTTIQYAMVLLACVSGAYSLNEGSFVKLDLFYEKMSPKTKAICDIITFVFAFLYLYVLITKGIEAALASIARQETTPTSIPIPLYHLKAVIPIGAFCVLLVAIKKLVQDIQTLLGYGKG, encoded by the coding sequence ATGAAGGTTTGGGGAAAGGTTGAACTAACAATTGATTCTATCAGTGAATGGTTAGGCAGAATTGGCTGGATTCTTATTCTGTATGCACTGTTTTTTGGGCTTTATGACGTGATCATGAGGTACTTTTTTGATGAACCTTCCCTATGGATCTCCACAACCATTCAATATGCGATGGTGTTACTGGCTTGTGTGTCCGGGGCTTACTCACTTAACGAAGGTTCATTTGTTAAACTGGATCTTTTTTATGAAAAAATGTCGCCTAAGACGAAAGCCATCTGTGATATTATTACATTTGTTTTTGCTTTTCTGTATTTGTATGTGTTAATCACAAAAGGGATCGAGGCAGCCTTAGCATCGATTGCCAGGCAAGAAACAACTCCGACCTCGATACCCATACCACTCTACCATTTGAAAGCAGTTATACCTATAGGAGCTTTCTGTGTACTGCTTGTCGCAATCAAAAAATTGGTACAGGATATACAGACACTACTTGGCTATGGAAAAGGGTAA
- the smc gene encoding chromosome segregation protein SMC: protein MYLKRLESVGFKSFAERINVDFVPGMTAVVGPNGSGKSNITDAIRWVLGEQSARSLRGSKMEDVIFQGSDTRRALNFAEVTLVLENSDQTLPLDYEEVSVTRRVYRSGESEFYLNKQSCRLKDIVDLFMDSGLGREAFSIISQGKVEEILSSKADERRTIFEEAAGVLKYKQRKKKAEYKLEETQENLNRVEDIIYEIEQQIGPLKEQAETARTYLEKKEQLKQHEISLLITEIEQLHEQWQALLDELEKQKNEELNKKTAIQTKEAELERERQSLQKLDEEIEQLQANLLSTTEQLEQYEGKKQVFHERTKHATENKEKLEAQKKETAERIEMLEHELHQEKEKLASLKENRDNTKAQVEQLEAKLTTDRDNIAEQIEELKSDYIEYLNEQAAKRNEKQSIQQQLDQIAGKKEKQAEKFEDLLAERKELSTQTEKLKSDYAKQEELYKKKSETVHQLKEDLSTKRDAFQEAQKKLYQGYQYIEKLKSKKEMLEDMKEDFQGFFHGVKAVLKAREDKKLNGIHGAVIELIDVPKQYITAIETVLGGQAQHVVVDDDQAARQAINWLKKTNSGRATFLPLQSIQARFVPKDMLAKAQNHPGFIGGAADLVSAPTVFQKAVSHLMGHVLVAKTLKDANEIAGLVKRKHRVVTLEGDVVNPGGSMSGGAKKNSKQSLFTREKDLQEVTEKLADFQQKAQTFEKQVTKQKQQISELEKKIAAEEEEISDEQEKLQDIRASFKEAEMKLASVNDNLQLYDQDKQQFDQDTCDLQSRHEQLTDELETISEQLETIQQQIDELSEQEKTFQDNQEQLKTDYQQAQVALAEQEERLKNQREKTNSLQTQLDDYQEQYEIYTNDLNEILEMQHAEETEETIEATIKQAKEDKEAITANIQKMRSSRSERTQRLQDQDRELKEESKQHQAFKEAIQEKEVKVNRLDVELENRLNKLQTEYTMTFEKAKQDYDKTDNIQQTQSMVAQIKQAIDQLGTVNLGAIDEYDRIAERYEFLSGQQNDLVEAKQTLHAVIAEMDEEMEKRFGDTFGQIKEAFAVVFKQLFGGGKAELKLTDPKKLLDTGVEIVAQPPGKKLQHLGLLSGGERALTAIALLFAILRVRPVPFCVLDEVEAALDEANVVRFAKYLKTYSSHTQFIVITHRKGTMEESDVLYGVTMQESGVSRLVSVRLEETEELINA, encoded by the coding sequence ATGTATTTGAAGCGATTGGAAAGTGTGGGGTTTAAATCATTCGCTGAACGGATTAATGTGGACTTTGTTCCTGGTATGACAGCGGTGGTTGGCCCTAATGGAAGCGGAAAGAGCAATATCACCGATGCGATTAGATGGGTGCTGGGCGAGCAGTCTGCACGGTCATTGCGCGGTTCGAAAATGGAAGACGTTATCTTTCAAGGCAGTGATACGAGACGGGCACTCAATTTTGCGGAAGTAACCCTCGTTTTAGAGAACAGTGACCAAACATTGCCGCTGGACTATGAAGAAGTAAGTGTTACTAGACGGGTCTATCGTTCCGGTGAAAGTGAATTTTATCTCAATAAACAGTCTTGCCGATTGAAAGATATCGTCGATTTATTCATGGATTCAGGACTGGGGCGTGAAGCTTTCTCGATTATCAGTCAAGGAAAGGTCGAGGAAATACTTAGTTCTAAAGCAGACGAACGGCGAACTATTTTTGAAGAAGCGGCCGGTGTCTTGAAGTACAAGCAGCGCAAGAAAAAAGCCGAGTATAAATTGGAAGAAACTCAAGAAAACTTGAACCGCGTGGAAGATATTATTTATGAAATTGAACAGCAGATTGGTCCGTTAAAAGAGCAGGCGGAAACGGCACGAACCTATCTCGAGAAAAAGGAGCAGCTGAAGCAGCACGAAATCTCGCTGCTCATTACAGAAATCGAACAGCTTCATGAACAGTGGCAGGCATTGCTGGATGAATTGGAGAAACAAAAAAACGAGGAACTGAATAAAAAAACAGCCATCCAGACAAAAGAGGCCGAGCTAGAACGGGAGCGACAGTCACTTCAGAAGCTTGATGAAGAAATTGAACAGCTGCAGGCGAATTTGCTGTCAACAACCGAACAGCTTGAACAATACGAAGGTAAAAAGCAAGTGTTTCATGAGCGAACGAAACACGCTACCGAAAATAAAGAAAAGCTAGAAGCACAGAAAAAAGAAACAGCAGAACGGATTGAGATGCTTGAGCATGAACTTCATCAGGAAAAGGAGAAGCTTGCATCTCTAAAGGAAAACCGCGACAATACAAAAGCGCAAGTTGAGCAGCTTGAGGCTAAGTTAACGACGGACAGGGATAATATTGCTGAACAAATTGAGGAATTGAAATCCGATTATATTGAGTATTTGAATGAACAAGCCGCCAAACGGAATGAAAAACAATCCATTCAGCAGCAGCTTGACCAAATTGCCGGTAAAAAAGAAAAACAGGCGGAGAAATTTGAAGATTTGCTGGCAGAGCGAAAAGAACTTAGTACGCAAACGGAAAAGCTAAAATCTGATTATGCTAAGCAAGAAGAATTATACAAGAAAAAATCTGAGACTGTTCATCAATTGAAAGAAGACCTTTCAACCAAACGTGATGCCTTTCAAGAAGCACAGAAAAAACTGTATCAAGGCTATCAATATATTGAAAAGCTGAAGTCCAAAAAAGAAATGCTGGAAGATATGAAAGAGGACTTCCAAGGTTTTTTCCACGGGGTTAAAGCAGTCCTTAAGGCGCGTGAGGACAAAAAATTGAATGGCATTCACGGGGCTGTCATTGAGCTTATTGACGTTCCAAAACAATATATAACCGCAATAGAAACGGTTTTAGGCGGCCAAGCACAGCATGTTGTGGTCGATGATGATCAGGCAGCACGACAGGCGATTAATTGGCTGAAAAAGACAAACAGCGGACGGGCTACCTTTTTGCCGCTTCAATCGATTCAAGCGCGGTTTGTTCCGAAAGATATGCTGGCAAAAGCGCAGAATCACCCTGGTTTTATTGGGGGTGCTGCAGACCTTGTGTCCGCACCGACTGTATTTCAAAAGGCAGTGAGCCACTTAATGGGACATGTCCTCGTTGCGAAAACATTGAAAGATGCTAATGAAATTGCTGGCCTTGTTAAGCGCAAGCATCGTGTCGTTACACTTGAGGGCGACGTGGTCAATCCGGGCGGGTCGATGTCCGGTGGTGCAAAGAAAAATTCAAAGCAGTCCCTGTTCACAAGAGAAAAAGATTTACAGGAAGTGACGGAAAAACTGGCTGATTTTCAGCAAAAAGCACAAACGTTTGAAAAGCAAGTTACCAAGCAGAAGCAACAGATCAGTGAGCTTGAAAAGAAGATTGCCGCTGAAGAAGAAGAGATTTCTGATGAACAGGAAAAACTGCAAGACATCCGCGCTTCCTTTAAAGAAGCAGAAATGAAATTGGCGTCCGTAAACGACAACCTTCAACTATATGACCAGGATAAACAGCAATTTGACCAGGATACATGCGACTTGCAATCACGTCACGAACAGCTGACGGACGAACTTGAGACTATTTCCGAACAGTTAGAGACAATCCAACAACAAATCGATGAGCTGTCCGAACAGGAAAAAACGTTTCAGGATAATCAGGAACAGTTGAAAACAGACTACCAGCAGGCACAAGTAGCGTTGGCTGAACAGGAAGAACGTCTGAAGAATCAGCGTGAAAAAACGAACAGCTTGCAAACACAGCTGGATGACTATCAAGAGCAATATGAAATTTATACCAATGATTTGAATGAGATACTAGAGATGCAACACGCTGAAGAGACCGAGGAAACGATTGAGGCTACGATCAAGCAAGCGAAAGAAGATAAAGAAGCAATTACAGCAAACATTCAAAAGATGCGTTCCAGTCGATCTGAACGTACCCAGCGCTTACAGGACCAGGACCGTGAGCTTAAGGAGGAAAGCAAACAACATCAAGCATTTAAAGAGGCGATTCAGGAAAAAGAAGTGAAGGTAAACCGTCTTGATGTCGAGCTGGAAAACCGCCTGAACAAGCTGCAGACCGAATACACGATGACATTTGAAAAGGCGAAACAAGATTATGATAAAACAGATAATATTCAACAAACGCAGTCAATGGTAGCGCAAATCAAGCAAGCAATCGACCAGCTCGGAACGGTCAATCTCGGCGCAATTGATGAGTATGACCGGATTGCCGAACGATATGAATTTTTATCCGGCCAGCAAAACGACCTTGTTGAAGCGAAACAAACATTGCACGCGGTTATTGCGGAAATGGATGAAGAAATGGAAAAGCGCTTCGGTGACACATTCGGACAAATAAAAGAAGCATTTGCTGTTGTCTTTAAACAACTATTTGGTGGTGGCAAGGCGGAACTGAAATTAACCGATCCGAAAAAATTGCTTGATACCGGTGTAGAAATTGTTGCGCAACCGCCCGGCAAGAAGTTGCAGCATCTTGGATTGCTTTCAGGCGGTGAACGGGCTTTGACGGCGATTGCGTTATTATTTGCTATTCTGCGCGTCCGTCCGGTACCTTTTTGTGTATTGGATGAAGTAGAAGCAGCACTTGATGAAGCGAATGTCGTCCGGTTTGCTAAATATTTGAAAACATACAGTAGCCACACTCAATTCATTGTCATCACCCACCGTAAAGGAACCATGGAAGAATCGGATGTCCTGTACGGTGTGACGATGCAAGAGTCAGGTGTATCGCGTCTTGTTTCGGTCCGGCTGGAGGAAACCGAGGAACTTATTAACGCGTAA
- a CDS encoding putative DNA-binding protein: protein MLEKTTRINYLFDFYQSLLTPKQRSYMDMYFREDYSLGEISELLQVSRQAVYDNIRRTETMLESYEKKLGLYDKFQKRTAILNRMDYAAEDSQMQALIHQLKELE, encoded by the coding sequence TTGCTGGAAAAAACAACACGAATTAATTACTTGTTCGATTTTTACCAATCACTGTTGACCCCGAAACAGCGCAGTTACATGGATATGTATTTTCGTGAGGATTATTCGCTTGGTGAAATCTCCGAGTTATTACAAGTTTCACGCCAGGCAGTGTACGATAACATCCGCCGGACGGAGACGATGCTTGAATCCTACGAAAAAAAGCTGGGGTTATATGATAAATTCCAAAAGCGTACTGCTATTTTGAATCGGATGGATTATGCGGCAGAAGACAGTCAAATGCAGGCGTTGATTCATCAATTAAAAGAATTAGAGTAG
- the dctP gene encoding TRAP transporter substrate-binding protein DctP has product MRKYLVIVLMLTFAGLIMTGCLAEETSNSDNSDAGDSEGEYGPPDEVTKWTFQPAFDSGDAGWANGVKPWIEDVEEATEGTIEIELLQAGSIVSGNEAFGAASSGTIDVYAGWATVYGGIMPEGMLAYGMPMGAENAEEAWEAMWGNNKYQIGELVQEAANENNLQWVGWANQGPNSIFTKFPVNGMEDLEGKKLRAGGPQALFLEAMGGTPVSLESDEIYSAIDLGTIEGTLWDTGGMNDMKFQEVIDYAMLPGWNPAQHQEIYVNLDAWNNLNDWQRDKINEVFKSNYFKTSEMHAEGVEEALQDLKDSGGEVINLSDEKVEEMREKTIEKVWPKIAEKSERNAEGVKLWKQFLKDKGKIE; this is encoded by the coding sequence ATGAGGAAATATCTAGTAATTGTATTGATGCTCACATTTGCAGGTCTTATTATGACTGGATGTCTGGCGGAAGAAACATCAAATAGTGACAATTCAGACGCAGGCGATTCAGAAGGTGAATACGGTCCACCTGACGAAGTGACTAAATGGACATTTCAGCCTGCCTTTGATTCCGGTGATGCGGGTTGGGCTAATGGTGTGAAGCCGTGGATTGAGGATGTGGAAGAAGCGACGGAAGGTACCATTGAAATTGAACTTCTTCAAGCAGGATCGATCGTTAGTGGAAATGAAGCATTTGGTGCCGCCAGTAGCGGAACAATAGATGTTTATGCCGGCTGGGCGACTGTCTATGGCGGAATCATGCCTGAGGGTATGCTCGCTTATGGAATGCCAATGGGCGCTGAAAACGCTGAGGAAGCCTGGGAGGCTATGTGGGGGAATAACAAGTACCAAATCGGTGAACTGGTTCAGGAAGCGGCCAATGAGAATAATTTGCAATGGGTTGGCTGGGCTAACCAGGGACCGAACTCGATCTTTACCAAGTTCCCGGTAAATGGTATGGAAGATTTAGAAGGGAAAAAGCTTAGAGCTGGTGGTCCGCAAGCACTATTTTTGGAAGCTATGGGTGGCACACCAGTATCGTTGGAAAGTGATGAAATATACTCAGCCATTGATTTAGGTACTATTGAGGGTACGCTTTGGGATACTGGCGGCATGAACGATATGAAATTCCAAGAGGTTATCGACTACGCTATGCTTCCGGGGTGGAATCCTGCCCAACACCAGGAAATTTACGTTAATTTAGATGCCTGGAATAATCTAAATGATTGGCAACGGGATAAAATAAATGAGGTATTTAAGTCCAATTACTTTAAAACGAGTGAAATGCATGCTGAAGGTGTAGAAGAAGCTTTACAAGACCTCAAGGACAGTGGCGGTGAAGTTATTAACTTAAGCGATGAAAAAGTGGAGGAAATGCGTGAGAAAACAATTGAAAAAGTATGGCCTAAGATTGCTGAGAAGTCAGAGCGAAATGCTGAGGGCGTTAAGCTGTGGAAGCAATTCCTGAAGGACAAAGGCAAAATAGAATAA
- the ftsY gene encoding signal recognition particle-docking protein FtsY codes for MGFMDKLKNKFKQNDEETEDVSKKYKKGMEKTRNSFSGKINDLIARYRKVDEDFFEELEEVLIAADVGVNTVMDLVDELKMEVKRQNIKDTKEIKDVISEKLVDIYYGDDDEEVEQLHLRDDELSVILVVGVNGVGKTTSIGKLAHQLQQDGKNVMLAAGDTFRAGAIEQLDIWGERAGVDVIKQSEGSDPAAVIYDGIKSAKSRNADVLICDTAGRLQNKVNLMNELAKVKRVIEREVPGAPHEVLLVLDATTGQNALSQAKTFSDATDVSGIVLTKLDGTAKGGIVLAIRNELQIPVKFVGLGEQVEDLEQFDAHAFVYGLFADLLEGDEE; via the coding sequence ATGGGATTTATGGATAAACTGAAAAATAAATTCAAACAGAACGATGAAGAAACAGAAGACGTTTCTAAAAAGTATAAAAAAGGAATGGAAAAAACACGCAATTCGTTTTCCGGAAAAATTAATGACTTGATTGCCCGTTACCGTAAAGTGGATGAAGACTTTTTTGAAGAGTTGGAAGAAGTGTTGATTGCAGCTGATGTTGGCGTCAATACTGTAATGGATCTTGTTGACGAGCTGAAAATGGAAGTAAAACGGCAAAACATTAAAGATACGAAAGAAATAAAAGATGTGATATCCGAAAAACTAGTCGATATTTACTATGGTGATGACGATGAGGAAGTTGAACAGCTTCATTTACGAGATGATGAGTTATCGGTCATTCTTGTTGTCGGTGTCAATGGTGTCGGTAAAACAACATCAATAGGTAAGCTTGCCCACCAATTACAGCAAGATGGCAAAAACGTCATGCTGGCGGCAGGGGACACTTTCCGTGCGGGTGCGATTGAACAGCTCGACATCTGGGGGGAGCGTGCCGGTGTTGACGTTATTAAACAGAGCGAAGGCAGTGATCCTGCTGCGGTTATTTATGACGGGATTAAGTCTGCCAAATCACGTAATGCCGATGTACTCATTTGCGACACGGCAGGCCGGCTGCAAAACAAAGTTAATCTAATGAATGAGCTTGCCAAGGTGAAACGCGTGATTGAGCGGGAAGTCCCGGGCGCACCACATGAAGTGCTGCTTGTACTTGATGCGACGACTGGCCAGAATGCCCTAAGTCAGGCAAAGACGTTCTCCGATGCTACCGACGTATCAGGAATTGTACTGACCAAGCTCGATGGGACGGCCAAGGGTGGTATTGTACTGGCCATCCGCAACGAACTGCAAATTCCGGTAAAGTTTGTCGGACTGGGTGAACAGGTAGAGGATTTGGAGCAGTTTGACGCCCATGCGTTTGTCTATGGATTGTTTGCGGATCTGCTTGAAGGTGACGAGGAATGA
- a CDS encoding DUF1128 domain-containing protein yields MNLENPTQENLKFMLDELAETLSVVNREVMDADDYDLDKYEDIKFMYDMIKQKGQLSASETQAFIDELRSVRKS; encoded by the coding sequence ATGAATCTGGAAAATCCGACGCAAGAAAATCTGAAATTTATGCTGGATGAACTCGCAGAAACGTTAAGTGTCGTCAACCGCGAAGTAATGGATGCGGACGACTATGACTTAGACAAATATGAGGACATCAAATTTATGTACGACATGATTAAACAAAAGGGACAGCTCAGTGCGTCCGAAACACAAGCATTTATTGACGAGCTGCGGTCTGTGAGGAAATCATAA
- a CDS encoding TRAP transporter large permease subunit, protein MNTILIIALMFACLFIVLFLGLPVALGLGGTAVLFAYLYVPEVLMAAPSSFFSTPWQNILVTVPLFIFMGNIIRYSGIAQDAYDAAYKLIGHLPGGLAMGTVQVCTIFAAITGVTPPATITMGQIAYPSMMRYQYHRGIAIGSIGAGGALGALIPPSVPFIFYGILANESIGALFLGGIIPGLILSILYVVYIGIRCKVQPHMGPAIPKDNRYTVREKLGAIAGIWPFLVLIFLVLGVIWMGVATPAEAAAFGAGGALLINILYRSLTWQIVKDSLKFTVKLVGMGFWILIAANFFVNVFSALGGQGVITSAVLGMPGGEWGALLMMMFIIMILGMVMDDWAIIMMVTPLFVPILNALDISTLWFGVLFIVNIQIAYLTPPFGFVLFWIKSILPKDVTMGDVYRSVLPFIGLQLIALILLILFPELATWLPSTMR, encoded by the coding sequence TTGAACACGATACTTATTATAGCATTGATGTTTGCTTGCCTTTTTATTGTTCTGTTTTTAGGCTTACCTGTTGCGCTTGGTTTAGGCGGCACTGCTGTTTTATTTGCTTATCTGTATGTTCCGGAAGTATTGATGGCTGCTCCGAGCTCCTTCTTTTCAACGCCGTGGCAGAATATTTTAGTAACCGTACCGTTGTTTATTTTTATGGGAAATATTATCCGTTATTCGGGGATTGCCCAAGATGCTTATGATGCAGCATATAAATTAATCGGTCATCTCCCCGGAGGATTGGCAATGGGAACGGTTCAAGTGTGCACTATTTTTGCAGCTATCACCGGCGTGACACCTCCAGCCACGATTACGATGGGGCAGATTGCTTATCCTTCCATGATGAGGTATCAGTACCACAGAGGTATTGCTATAGGTTCCATCGGTGCTGGCGGGGCATTAGGTGCCCTTATTCCTCCAAGTGTTCCTTTCATTTTTTACGGTATATTGGCTAATGAATCAATAGGCGCCTTGTTTTTGGGAGGCATTATACCAGGATTAATACTGTCTATTTTGTATGTTGTTTATATCGGAATAAGATGTAAGGTTCAACCACACATGGGGCCAGCAATACCTAAGGATAATAGATACACTGTACGGGAGAAGCTTGGCGCAATCGCAGGTATTTGGCCGTTTCTTGTTCTAATTTTTCTTGTTTTAGGTGTCATTTGGATGGGAGTGGCTACACCTGCTGAAGCTGCTGCTTTTGGTGCTGGCGGTGCGCTTCTCATTAACATTTTATATCGCAGTCTCACTTGGCAAATCGTCAAAGATTCACTTAAATTCACTGTTAAGCTAGTAGGCATGGGGTTCTGGATTTTGATTGCTGCTAATTTTTTTGTCAACGTCTTCAGTGCCTTGGGTGGCCAGGGAGTTATTACTTCAGCTGTTTTAGGAATGCCCGGCGGAGAATGGGGTGCCCTGCTAATGATGATGTTTATAATCATGATTCTCGGAATGGTGATGGATGATTGGGCCATTATTATGATGGTGACTCCGTTATTTGTGCCAATTCTAAACGCATTAGATATAAGCACGCTATGGTTTGGTGTTCTTTTTATCGTAAATATACAGATAGCTTATTTAACGCCTCCTTTTGGTTTCGTTTTATTCTGGATAAAGAGTATTTTGCCAAAAGATGTAACAATGGGCGATGTCTACCGTTCTGTTTTACCGTTCATCGGCCTTCAGCTTATTGCATTAATATTGCTTATTTTGTTTCCTGAATTGGCAACGTGGCTCCCTAGTACGATGAGGTAA